The genomic window gtgaAAAATTAATCACTCATCTATCTCAAAACTTCACTTATCAATcaatagaattaataaaaaaaaattattcataaaacataatgtacacttatgaacgtcaaaaaagaaatataaattgaatgcttctcatttaacatttacagccagttctcaaatcaagggcgtagaacgaaactgaagaactggcaatacacacacaaacaaaaaaagttggcgattaaaaaaagtCGCAGAGAGTTTGTCAGTTCTTttcgtccgttctacgcccttgatttgagattttatagtcaatataatttttttttataattgacgCTCATagagtacatttttttacttaaataaataaaaaaaattgaatttgaatacaGCTGTCATTTCATTTTGACATTTCAATTCAGAATGACAGAattgattttgacatacaggGGGGATTCAGTTCGCGCGTTCTTTGTTTCTTTCTAATCTTACCTTCAGTGCTCCATGGAGTAACACACAGAAATTCGGCACTTTGCTAGGATCTGATATGTTCTCCTCATCAGTGGACCCATCCGTACTTGATCCTTCCTAAAAAATTACCGATTTTTAACCCAAAAagtaatcaatcaatcaaatcaatcaaaatttatttattcagtttagatgcgacttaaggcatgcttatgaatgtcaaaaacgtttacaaaattcgcgaaagagcaaaactacgccatccgttcgcaagactaccaggaggtcttgttctgagaagaacgggcaagaaactcggcaagttttatcctccctttacatacaataattcaaaagaaaatgtcataaaccacaacgtcatttaagttacataagtaaaaataaaatacaatctgttctgtgatttaccacattcaccaaTATACATACagacatataataaatcattatgtgtctaattttttatgtacattattatatttttattaaatttcttctCCACATTGTCGTATAGGCATAGgctataaagataataatgtgtgtatgtttgaaataaataaatcattgtacGGTTGGCATGCTttgaataatgtaaaaataaatatacccaTTTTTTTATCACACACAGATAATTTtactcattaaaataataaattaatgcgTATAGAGAATGATTGCGAatgaaatttatgtattgttgATACGTAAGCCCCATATCACCTCGCTTGGACGAGCACAAAAGGAATCCAAGAATAGCAGGTGGAAATATAAGGCAAATACTCTAAGACTTTTCTCCAACTTTGATTGTTTTCCCTTTTGAGTaaggttcaagtgcacagacgctaataaaatattgaggTTGGCGCCTGGTGACTCGAAAGTTGGTGCTCTTCACCAACGAAGAAGTATAGAAATACAGCAATGAAATGCCATGCCATGGTAAACTGCCACAGAccaaactttattaattaattttacttttcaattttattgagattaagaataatatataaaaactcaaaaaaaaagcaatattaaacGTTGTGGATTTGACCTATTTACTAAATAGGTAATTGAATACATAGGTTATGTATTcgaaaatatctaaaaaaaacaagaattatattttttttataggttatgtattcgataaaaaaaaaataatttactggtAGACTCGGcgaagcgttgctgtggctatggtttttgttatattacatagtagtaaactattcaagggaaacggtaggagaacttatgtggaacgttggtacttttaacacagcgccatctgttagaattgtatcaagtaataaacaaatatttgcaataaaataaaattgcgactataattaaagatctaagctatcctatgtCTTAAGTGGGACCGACTGCTCACGGTTtgctaatttaatataaaatcggttaagtagttttaaGGAGACCATaccggacaaacatcgtgacaggagatttatttatattaatataattaaaataatttttcttaccTTTGTTGGTGTTTTTGGGTCATAATTCTCTCGATTTGTGGTATTATTTGTCTGTGCTTGTGGTATTACCAAATGTTTACTTAATGCTATGGGTGTgcctgttaataaataaatctatcgttattagaaacaaatacgttacaaaatatatttcacacAGTtcgctacttgtggtgactggtcgtacttgaattcgtgtatgcggtgatattagttgtttatactacgtatttgcgtgttgttcttacgagtatgtaagtgcgtgctcctatttcatcatgcctcctgctgatagaggacaaatctttgtttctaatttattttattattctctattactcaagatgtcatatggaacatggtgtaatggttgcagctccttacaaacattgtgtaaaaaaaacatggcgattaaaaagagtggcggagagtttattgcaatttcttctcttccgttctacgcccttgatttaagaactcgcagtaaattagaagcattaaatatatatttattttttgacgttcataagtgtacattgttacctacatgaataaatgatttttgaattgaattgattttaaatcgCGATATGGGTAAATCTGACAGTCTGAGGCACTCGCACgcattttgcataaaataaaataatttatatgcgGTTAAACAGGGATGTAGGATGCAAACCTGCGATCGTGAGTTCGAATCCGTTCCGTTCAATggaattttaattctatatgCAACTAACACTTGTATTGTGAATAAAAACTTCGTGAGGAATCCTTCAAGTCTCAACATCAAAAGAAGAGCGCACTAATTCATATCAGGGCGGTAACAGACTTGTGCTCACAATATTCGTAATGTCAGTGTCCATAGTCCTTTGCCTCCCGttgcataaaaaaaacaatgacatCTGTCAGACACGGATCATCTTGTCTATGATCAAAGAAACATAGAGCATGTCAATTAAGACTTGGCTTAAAGGTCTTGTTACCAggccataaaattatttaaaaaaaatgtgagccgtcacagcacgcctggcagatgtgaaacatcgacattattttgtaaaagtaatatgcagaaaataACAGACTGTGAtatgaactaaatatgtcataatgataaaataaaatattacgatatttttccagataacgatgactatttgttgaataaacattattttcattaaatatttttaatgtaaaatttactactgcatttagactgttgtatatcatatagcgtggcgacgcgtcgccacggcatgcgtcgccacgccagaaatcggttttacgtgcggctatagatgtttcacatcaaaaacatAGAGCATGTCGGGTAGcacctaattattattttaaaaaaaatagttcccAGTACCAGTagagtgaaaaaataaattcttaccCAAGTCCTGTTGAGAAATGAATCCTATAACATGCAGTTGATTTGATATAGTATAATTAGCTGATACTCCATCCTGCGAGGCAGGAGTTGGTGCTGGAAAGAGTTGGACGCGCGCTTCTAACTGTCCACACTTTAGAGAACACCAGAATTCTTGGTACTGCTGTTCACAGAGTCTGGTCATGGCTGTTAtgacctaaaaataataaataagcctcatttattccttgaaaaatttacaaaatttatacactatattatatatatctatttatttttttcaagaacCTCTTATTGAATATAGACctaaatgtatataagtaccaCATAGGacatatatatacactttacatatatatatgaaaagttTATCTGTCCCTTACAGAAGATATCACTCCGTGATGGTTcataataaaaccttaaatatcTACTGACAATAAATATCTAACATTCTCTGAATATGCAAATATGGAACGCTAACTAATAGCAGTTTAATGTGACTCATAAGGTTAAATGATAAGAGAATTTAGATTCTCAGGTTGTGCACTCTTACTCAGAGTCAACCGctaaaggaaatatttaaaaattatttttcacacctgcatcatattttttttattaaagttttgaggttgatttgtttaaacaaataaagtttaatgtacagctttaaaaaaaccagtaaaaaatttaagttaaattatttttaaagccaTATTGGATTTCGACCCATAACATAACATAGAGGTGTGTGTGGGAATGTGTGtaagcatttaataaataaatcttcatTTGCATGGAAAACATATTACGATGGATGATTTACAAAAATGCCACAATCAGCTGGCATGCTAAtgtctaattataattactcaCACAtacaagaattaaaataatatacttaaattacaTGGTCATTTGattgctttaattttttcttatgcatttaatacattcattattataatatataataaaattaaaaaatatatatatgttttaaagtattacTTACCCCTGGAACATTTAAGGTATCTGGACTATAAATGGCACCTCTTGATATAGTACTTATAGTACCATTAGTGCTACTTGctaaatctattattttctGATAAAGAGGTATAgctgaaaccaaaaaaaaaataacggtCTAGAAAAGatttgtaaacaattaataaaaatagacagACCTgggtgtttttatttatgtatttttaagacTAAGTGTTAACTATGTCACATGTACATGGAAAATCTATTCTGTTACCTTGTTGTAAGCTTTGATCATTTGGGGCAACCACAGGCAGTACATGTATTCGCACAGGGTATGTGGGCGGCAAAGGTAGGGCTTGTATAATCCGATTCCTTCCTATTTGACCAGTACCTATACTGCCATCtgtaatcttttaaaatttaagtaataaaagaaaaatgtatatggGAATCTGTGAATGGCATTTGCAcaataacattaaatgttGTACATAGAATTAGTTTACAATCAATAGTTACACTAAACTGAAAATACCACTTACCAATATAATTTGCATAGGCGTTTGATATCCccattcatttaatattaattggttTACACCAATGAAAGCTGTTTCAATACAAGTCTTGTCTCCTTCTTCCAGGTGAGGCAATTTTGCTCTGATGTTGTCATATTCACGGGTAAATGGAATTGTTACTGcaagaaaacaaatatttaatgatattatacttatatatacccAGTT from Pieris rapae chromosome 23, ilPieRapa1.1, whole genome shotgun sequence includes these protein-coding regions:
- the LOC110993457 gene encoding integrator complex subunit 14, whose protein sequence is MPTVILLDVSLSMSRPIPSSDSTENHTRLTIASSAINTFLDYLCVHSKLEYVALVTFSSTYEVTIPFTREYDNIRAKLPHLEEGDKTCIETAFIGVNQLILNEWGYQTPMQIILITDGSIGTGQIGRNRIIQALPLPPTYPVRIHVLPVVAPNDQSLQQAIPLYQKIIDLASSTNGTISTISRGAIYSPDTLNVPGVITAMTRLCEQQYQEFWCSLKCGQLEARVQLFPAPTPASQDGVSANYTISNQLHVIGFISQQDLGTPIALSKHLVIPQAQTNNTTNRENYDPKTPTKEGSSTDGSTDEENISDPSKVPNFCVLLHGALKVESMAAVVQLGVDWWGTLSAWCEAARARRSCLLLSVLRPGASAAPWLGPLDQLGPIDETTTNPETFPIRSWRSYSGGGSGCAWARPHALLADVQKVLRHARKLPDKTQHLYKELNRLRRAAISLGFSELLTSVAAALERECASLGGSAPPECALQLAHAAAALRDPRTALDIKHTLQPVATEFTVSSMSH